Proteins from one Dioscorea cayenensis subsp. rotundata cultivar TDr96_F1 unplaced genomic scaffold, TDr96_F1_v2_PseudoChromosome.rev07_lg8_w22 25.fasta BLBR01000075.1, whole genome shotgun sequence genomic window:
- the LOC120253432 gene encoding pentatricopeptide repeat-containing protein At1g25360, with the protein MPLVSPIAGDVRAIAGSYAAHLHHLSSLRHRLPLLRALHAHIITSGFVPRAHILNRLIDLYSKSGDILSARRLFDSSPLPDAIARTSLLTAYSNSGLLPLARQVFDETPLWTRDTVFYNAMISAYSRASYGPPAVSVFLEMLRDGFRPDDYTYTGILSASASIPDLTIHQCQLLHCAIVKSGAEHRVSVSNALIALYFKCGTNEGLVSAHEVFDRMIDKDELTWTTMVVGYVRFGDIQGARLVFDEMDGRFDVVWNAMISGYAQHGLFFEALELFRRMHLCNIPLDEFSYTSTISACVNAGFFKLGKAVHGHIIRVGPNFEPESALPVENVLVTLYANCGKVDVARQIFNRIQKKDHVSWNAILTGYLNSGRIQDAVGIFNPMPSKNCLAWMVMISGFVHNGLAEEGLKLFNQMRNEGFIPCDYTYAGTFAACGELGALEHGRQLHAQLIRFGYESSNSAGNALLTMYAKCGAMDEAELVFFEMPYLDPVSWNAMISALAHHGHGDEAIKLYDQMVMKGIYPDRITFLTVLSACSHAGLVDEGFMYFETMERDYGIKPEEDHYARLIDLLGRAGRITEARKVIESMPFKPGPLVWEAVLTSCRLKGDMDLGVQAAEQLFNTIPQQDGTYVLLSNIYAAVGRWEDVARVRKMMRERGVKKEPGCSWIEVSNKVHVFLVNDVSHPEVHEVYNFLDALGAKMRKLGYVPDTRFVLHDMEAEQKEYVLSTHSEKLAVGYGLLRLPVGATIRVLKNIRICGDCHTAILFMSKAVGREIIVRDVKRFHHFKDGECSCGNYW; encoded by the coding sequence ATGCCCCTCGTCTCCCCCATCGCCGGCGACGTCCGCGCCATCGCCGGCAGCTACGCCGCCCACCTCCACCACCTCTCCAGCCTCCGCCACCGCCTCCCTCTCCTCCGCGCCCTCCACGCCCACATCATAACCTCCGGCTTCGTCCCCCGCGCCCACATTCTAAACCGCCTCATCGACCTCTATTCCAAATCCGGTGACATCCTCTCCGCCCGCCGCCTCTTCGACTCCTCCCCTCTCCCTGACGCCATTGCCCGCACCTCCCTCCTCACCGCCTACTCCAACTCCGGTCTCCTCCCACTCGCCCGCCAGGTGTTCGACGAAACGCCTCTATGGACCCGCGACACAGTCTTCTACAATGCCATGATCTCCGCCTACTCCCGTGCTTCCTATGGCCCTCCTGCTGTCTCTGTTTTTCTTGAAATGCTCCGCGATGGCTTCCGCCCCGATGACTACACCTATACCGGCATCCTTAGCGCGTCAGCTTCTATTCCAGACCTCACTATCCACCAATGCCAACTTCTCCATTGCGCGATTGTCAAGTCTGGAGCTGAGCACAGAGTCTCGGTTTCAAATGCTCTTATTGCATTGTACTTCAAGTGTGGAACCAATGAAGGTCTGGTCTCTGCCCATGAAGTGTTTGATAGAATGATTGATAAGGATGAGCTGACATGGACTACTATGGTTGTTGGGTATGTTAGGTTCGGTGATATTCAAGGTGCTCGtcttgtgtttgatgaaatggaTGGGAGATTTGATGTTGTATGGAATGCTATGATTTCCGGGTATGCACAGCATGGGTTATTCTTTGAAGCTCTTGAATTGTTCAGGAGGATGCATTTGTGTAATATACCACTCGATGAGTTCTCGTACACTAGTACTATCAGTGCTTGTGTAAATGCTGGATTTTTCAAGCTTGGCAAGGCTGTTCATGGCCACATTATTCGTGTTGGACCGAATTTTGAACCAGAATCTGCGTTGCCTGTTGAGAATGTGTTGGTTACACTATATGCAAACTGTGGGAAGGTTGATGTTGCACGACAGATTTTTAATAGAATCCAGAAGAAAGATCATGTTTCTTGGAATGCCATCTTAACAGGGTACTTGAATTCAGGAAGAATACAAGATGCAGTTGGGATTTTCAACCCTATGCCAAGTAAAAATTGCTTAGCATGGATGGTCATGATCTCTGGATTTGTTCACAATGGGCTTGCAGAGGAAGGATTGAAACTTTTTAATCAGATGAGGAATGAGGGTTTCATTCCATGTGATTATACTTATGCTGGAACCTTTGCTGCTTGTGGTGAGCTAGGGGCACTGGAGCATGGTCGGCAACTCCATGCACAGCTCATCAGGTTTGGTTATGAATCAAGCAACTCAGCAGGTAATGCTCTTTTGACAATGTATGCTAAATGTGGAGCTATGGATGAAGCAGAACTTGTGTTCTTTGAGATGCCTTATTTGGATCCTGTTTCTTGGAATGCAATGATCTCTGCTCTTGCGCATCATGGGCACGGTGATGAGGCGATTAAGCTATATGATCAAATGGTGATGAAGGGTATATATCCAGACAGGATCACCTTTCTTACAGTGTTATCAGCCTGCTCTCATGCTGGCTTAGTTGATGAAGGCTTTATGTACTTTGAAACTATGGAGCGAGATTATGGTATTAAACCAGAGGAAGATCACTATGCCCGGTTGATAGACTTGCTAGGCCGTGCTGGTAGGATTACTGAAGCTAGGAAAGTGATTGAATCAATGCCTTTCAAGCCAGGACCACTTGTGTGGGAGGCTGTGTTGACTAGTTGTCGACTTAAAGGGGATATGGATCTGGGAGTCCAAGCAGCTGAACAATTGTTCAATACTATACCACAACAAGATGGAACCTATGTTCTTTTATCCAACATTTATGCAGCTGTTGGGCGGTGGGAAGATGTAGCGAGGGTTAGGAAGATGATGCGGGAACGTGGGGTAAAGAAGGAGCCTGGCTGCAGCTGGATTGAAGTCTCAAATAAGGTTCATGTGTTTCTTGTCAATGATGTTAGCCACCCTGAAGTGCATGAAGTATACAATTTTCTTGATGCACTTGGAGCGAAGATGAGGAAGTTGGGGTATGTTCCTGATACCAGGTTTGTGTTGCATGACATGGAGGCTGAGCAAAAGGAGTATGTGTTATCTACTCACAGTGAGAAGTTGGCTGTTGGTTATGGGCTTCTGAGATTGCCCGTTGGAGCTACAATTAGAGTTCTTAAGAACATTAGGATTTGCGGTGATTGCCACACTGCAATTTTGTTCATGTCCAAGGCAGTTGGCAGAGAGATTATTGTTAGAGATGTGAAGCGGTTTCACCATTTTAAGGATGGAGAGTGTTCCTGTGGCAATTATTGGTGA